In Microbacterium lushaniae, the following are encoded in one genomic region:
- a CDS encoding IclR family transcriptional regulator: MDAALDNSVAKAIHVLGALRPLAEGASARELASSAGLPRSTVQRLLATLAATGMVTQDQSTQKYMIGPRALLIGLGYNSGLNLITAARPQMVALRDAVGETVGLSVAVDHTRVFLEEVQSTQELRFAPELGKLYPLWSGANGRVLMGALTEEQVEAVLANRALDHAVDHPLSDEAIRANLAEYRRDGFAIAFNEAIDSVNSIAMPVSDATGGVVAALSISGPSQRFTRDRMLASVEALSAACSTVTRQLGGTPAPVAAPA, encoded by the coding sequence GTGGACGCGGCTCTGGATAACTCGGTGGCCAAAGCGATCCACGTCCTGGGGGCCCTTCGACCGTTGGCGGAAGGGGCGAGCGCACGCGAGCTCGCCTCTTCCGCCGGTCTTCCGCGCAGCACCGTTCAGCGCCTTTTGGCCACGCTCGCCGCGACCGGCATGGTGACCCAGGATCAGAGCACGCAGAAGTACATGATCGGCCCGCGGGCGCTCCTCATCGGTCTCGGCTACAACAGCGGCCTGAACCTCATCACCGCCGCGCGCCCGCAGATGGTGGCGCTGCGCGATGCCGTGGGGGAGACGGTCGGGCTGTCGGTCGCCGTCGATCACACCCGCGTCTTCCTGGAGGAGGTGCAGAGCACGCAGGAGCTGCGCTTCGCGCCCGAGCTCGGCAAGCTCTACCCGCTGTGGTCGGGGGCCAACGGGCGCGTGCTGATGGGCGCCCTCACCGAGGAGCAGGTCGAGGCCGTGCTCGCCAACCGCGCGCTCGATCACGCGGTGGACCATCCCCTCTCCGACGAGGCGATCAGAGCGAACCTCGCCGAATACCGCCGCGACGGTTTCGCGATCGCCTTCAACGAGGCGATCGACAGCGTCAATTCCATCGCCATGCCGGTGTCGGATGCCACGGGCGGGGTCGTCGCCGCGCTGTCGATCTCCGGCCCCTCCCAGCGGTTCACCCGCGACCGCATGCTGGCGTCGGTGGAGGCGCTCAGCGCCGCCTGCTCCACCGTGACCCGGCAGCTGGGCGGAACCCCCGCACCCGTGGCGGCGCCCGCCTGA
- a CDS encoding HNH endonuclease signature motif containing protein: protein MEFSSWPGETTTADVSRMRAGLAGLQDADAAVAKAQAERIRHLSALAEVATGQVARLTSRDSREREMPMRSVAAEVAFATHVHDMTAQRELGDAHTLVTKFAATVTALEAGRISKRHVDVILETGLPITDDQVRAAWEETVLDYAARQAPGRTKAYARQLAEAVNPEGMTIRHARAVETRGVSVLDLDDGMALLQLRLPAAVAYGIRDRIRRQARAIRDAANIERARRAHEAAAAEAAAAEGADESAEGTQAPTEASEFRPGEALDITVEGTAPAEDEDQPVVDDTRTLVQIGADVAADMLLTGSPAIDPTTGEHLPGGLGAIHAHVQVVVPVLTLLGKTDAGASLHGQIPIDPDTARHLAGTAPGWDRILCHPITGTVLEVDRYTPGTDQRRYLQARDQHCRGFGCRQPAHRCQIDHNHEHHDGGPTALTNLAHFCTRHHTLKTETEWTVRQLPDGTVEFTSPLGKTYTDEPPPRVMFIPDGDPPPF, encoded by the coding sequence ATGGAATTCAGCTCCTGGCCTGGTGAAACCACCACGGCGGACGTCTCCCGCATGCGGGCCGGTCTCGCCGGGCTGCAGGACGCCGACGCTGCCGTCGCGAAGGCGCAGGCAGAGCGAATCCGTCACCTTTCCGCCCTCGCCGAGGTGGCCACCGGGCAGGTCGCAAGGCTCACGTCGCGGGACTCCCGGGAGCGGGAGATGCCGATGCGGTCCGTCGCTGCGGAGGTCGCGTTCGCCACGCACGTGCACGACATGACCGCGCAGCGAGAACTCGGCGACGCGCACACCCTCGTCACCAAGTTCGCCGCGACCGTCACCGCGTTGGAGGCCGGCCGGATCTCCAAGCGACACGTCGACGTCATCCTCGAAACCGGGCTACCGATCACCGACGACCAGGTCCGGGCCGCATGGGAGGAAACTGTCCTGGACTACGCCGCACGGCAGGCACCGGGGCGGACGAAGGCGTACGCCCGGCAGCTGGCCGAAGCGGTCAACCCGGAGGGGATGACCATCCGGCACGCGCGAGCTGTCGAGACCCGCGGCGTGTCGGTCCTCGACCTGGATGACGGGATGGCGCTGCTGCAACTGCGGCTGCCCGCGGCCGTGGCGTACGGGATCCGCGACCGGATCCGCCGGCAGGCGCGCGCTATCCGGGATGCGGCGAACATCGAACGCGCCCGCCGCGCCCACGAAGCCGCCGCCGCTGAAGCAGCAGCCGCCGAAGGTGCTGACGAGTCAGCCGAAGGTACGCAGGCGCCGACCGAAGCGTCCGAGTTCCGCCCGGGTGAGGCGCTCGACATCACGGTCGAGGGCACTGCACCCGCCGAGGACGAAGATCAGCCGGTCGTTGACGACACGCGCACCCTGGTCCAGATCGGCGCCGACGTCGCAGCCGACATGCTCCTTACCGGCAGCCCCGCGATCGACCCCACCACCGGAGAACACCTCCCCGGCGGGCTGGGCGCCATCCACGCCCACGTGCAGGTCGTGGTCCCCGTACTCACTCTGCTCGGCAAGACCGATGCCGGTGCCAGCCTGCACGGACAGATCCCCATCGACCCCGACACCGCCCGACACCTCGCCGGCACCGCGCCCGGATGGGACCGGATCCTCTGCCACCCGATCACCGGGACAGTCCTCGAAGTCGACCGGTACACGCCGGGCACCGACCAACGCCGCTACCTGCAAGCCCGCGACCAGCACTGCCGCGGATTCGGATGCCGACAACCCGCCCACCGGTGCCAGATCGACCACAACCACGAACACCACGACGGCGGACCGACCGCGCTCACCAACCTCGCCCACTTCTGCACCCGACACCACACCCTGAAGACCGAGACGGAATGGACCGTCCGGCAACTGCCGGATGGCACGGTCGAGTTCACCAGCCCGCTGGGCAAGACCTACACCGACGAACCACCCCCACGGGTCATGTTCATCCCCGACGGAGACCCGCCACCGTTCTGA
- a CDS encoding isochorismatase family protein: protein MTASTATALLVIDAQESFRQRADEWAETANPQVVTNIDRLVEHSRSVGDLVVWITHADPGSGGIFDPENGLVRVISDLSPAPDELQLQKTTISAFASTDLEQQLTRAGVRRVVICGIRTDQCCETTARAASDLGFEVDFVTDATTTSAIAAGDTYGAVSGDDIMRRTESVLAARGFASIRTTAQVVAGASVGV, encoded by the coding sequence ATGACCGCATCCACCGCCACCGCCCTGCTCGTGATCGATGCGCAGGAGTCGTTCCGTCAGCGCGCCGACGAATGGGCCGAGACGGCCAACCCGCAGGTCGTGACGAACATCGACCGGCTCGTCGAGCACTCCCGCAGCGTCGGAGACCTCGTGGTGTGGATCACGCACGCCGACCCGGGGTCGGGCGGCATCTTCGATCCGGAGAATGGCTTGGTCCGAGTGATCTCCGACCTGTCCCCTGCCCCCGACGAGCTCCAGCTGCAGAAGACCACGATCAGCGCGTTCGCGTCGACCGATCTGGAGCAGCAGCTCACGCGCGCGGGCGTGCGGCGGGTCGTGATCTGCGGCATCCGCACCGACCAGTGCTGCGAGACGACGGCGCGGGCGGCGAGCGACCTGGGATTCGAGGTCGACTTCGTCACCGACGCGACGACCACCTCCGCCATCGCGGCCGGCGACACCTACGGCGCGGTGTCGGGCGACGACATCATGCGGCGCACCGAGAGCGTGCTCGCCGCGCGGGGGTTCGCGTCGATCAGGACGACCGCGCAGGTCGTGGCCGGGGCGTCCGTCGGCGTGTGA
- a CDS encoding helix-turn-helix domain-containing protein — MDTALDQIGPRLRAARRDRGWTLEDLATRVGMSPSTLSRLESGKRQASLALLLPLTRQLGLRIDDLLPATPADPRIRRPVERRDGMVIAPLTLEHSPIKTYKVTFPPAEEAPAPRVHDGYEWVFVLSGRLRLALDGHEHIIERGEAAEFDTRTPHSVSATAEGPVEVVSIFSASGERIHTRGVEAQPDGGS; from the coding sequence ATGGATACCGCCCTGGACCAGATCGGACCGCGCCTGCGCGCCGCACGCCGTGACCGCGGATGGACGCTCGAAGACCTCGCGACGCGCGTCGGGATGTCGCCGAGCACGCTGTCGCGGCTGGAGTCGGGCAAGCGTCAGGCGTCGCTGGCGCTGCTGCTCCCGCTCACTCGGCAGCTCGGTCTGCGCATCGACGACCTGCTGCCCGCGACGCCGGCGGATCCCCGCATCCGTCGCCCGGTCGAGCGTCGCGACGGCATGGTGATCGCGCCCCTGACGCTGGAGCACTCACCGATCAAGACGTACAAGGTGACGTTTCCGCCGGCGGAGGAGGCGCCCGCGCCGCGCGTGCACGACGGCTACGAGTGGGTGTTCGTGCTGAGCGGTCGGCTGCGTCTGGCTCTCGACGGTCACGAGCACATCATCGAGCGGGGCGAGGCGGCCGAGTTCGACACCCGCACGCCGCACAGCGTGAGCGCGACGGCCGAGGGGCCGGTCGAGGTGGTCAGCATCTTCAGCGCGTCGGGGGAGCGGATCCACACGCGCGGTGTCGAGGCGCAGCCGGACGGCGGGAGCTGA
- a CDS encoding bifunctional NAD(P)/FAD-dependent oxidoreductase/class I SAM-dependent methyltransferase, giving the protein MTNEWDAVIIGGSVAGLSAAQMLGRSRRRTLVIDGGRPRNRFAAHMHGVLGHDGLDPAALLEKGRAEARAYGVEIVEGTVTALTEDGDTLRVTRADGSHESARTVVIATGIRDALPDVPGLGEEWGRSVLHCPYCHGWEVAGGRLGVLAGSPASLHQIELVRQLSDDVVAFTAAAEPLGEETAARLAARGIRIVPSPVREVVPGADGLTVVTQDGEAHVVDAVFTGGDPVIDLAFADSLTLARADEPGAPLAVDLRGATSHPRVFAAGNVTAPYANVPVSMGAGSMAGAGANAMLVAEDFDRAAAERTARRNAEWEDRYAAHDRFWSGRVNATVAAIVKSLEPGTALDVGSGEGGDVVWLAEHGWQATGVDVSATAVRRATEFAATRGTEARFVHGDGAAAVEGEFDLVLASFLHSREADFPRIRMLRDAAERVAPGGHLLVVSHAAPPPWAVHESTEHHPVMRTPEEEWGLLGLDPEVWHPEIVEIRPRETTAPDGTPAHLDDGVLLVRRAAAASDAELPPLWPDPTAR; this is encoded by the coding sequence ATGACGAACGAATGGGATGCCGTGATCATCGGCGGGAGCGTCGCGGGACTGAGCGCCGCGCAGATGCTCGGACGCTCGCGGCGGCGCACCCTCGTGATCGACGGCGGACGACCGCGGAACCGGTTCGCCGCGCACATGCACGGGGTGCTCGGTCACGACGGACTCGACCCCGCCGCGCTGCTCGAGAAGGGACGCGCCGAGGCTCGCGCTTACGGCGTGGAGATCGTCGAGGGCACCGTGACCGCGCTGACAGAAGATGGCGACACCCTCCGCGTGACGCGCGCCGACGGATCGCACGAGAGCGCCCGCACGGTCGTGATCGCCACCGGCATCCGCGACGCGCTGCCGGACGTGCCCGGGCTGGGCGAAGAGTGGGGCCGGAGCGTGCTGCACTGCCCGTACTGCCACGGGTGGGAGGTCGCCGGCGGGCGTCTCGGCGTGCTCGCGGGCTCGCCGGCGAGCCTGCACCAGATCGAGCTCGTGCGGCAGCTGTCCGACGACGTCGTCGCCTTCACCGCCGCGGCCGAGCCCCTCGGCGAGGAGACCGCCGCACGGCTCGCCGCCCGCGGCATCCGCATCGTCCCCTCGCCGGTGCGGGAGGTCGTCCCCGGCGCCGACGGGCTGACGGTCGTGACACAGGACGGCGAGGCGCACGTCGTCGACGCGGTGTTCACCGGCGGTGACCCGGTCATCGACCTCGCGTTCGCCGACAGCCTCACGCTCGCCCGGGCCGACGAGCCCGGCGCTCCCCTGGCGGTCGACCTGCGCGGCGCGACGAGCCATCCGCGGGTCTTCGCGGCCGGCAACGTCACCGCACCGTACGCCAACGTGCCGGTGTCGATGGGCGCCGGCTCGATGGCGGGAGCGGGGGCGAACGCGATGCTCGTGGCGGAGGACTTCGACCGCGCCGCCGCCGAGCGCACCGCGCGGCGCAACGCGGAGTGGGAGGACCGCTACGCCGCGCACGACCGCTTCTGGTCGGGCCGCGTCAACGCGACCGTCGCTGCGATCGTGAAATCCCTCGAGCCGGGGACGGCGCTGGACGTCGGCTCGGGCGAGGGCGGCGACGTCGTGTGGCTCGCCGAACACGGCTGGCAGGCCACCGGCGTGGACGTGTCGGCGACAGCCGTGCGCCGCGCGACGGAGTTCGCCGCCACCCGCGGCACGGAGGCCCGATTCGTCCACGGCGACGGCGCGGCGGCGGTCGAGGGTGAATTCGACCTCGTACTGGCGAGCTTCCTCCACTCCCGGGAGGCGGACTTCCCCCGCATCCGGATGCTGCGAGACGCCGCCGAGCGCGTCGCCCCGGGTGGGCACCTCCTCGTCGTCTCGCACGCGGCGCCGCCGCCGTGGGCGGTGCACGAGTCGACCGAGCACCACCCGGTCATGCGCACACCCGAGGAGGAGTGGGGCCTGCTGGGCCTCGACCCCGAGGTGTGGCATCCCGAGATCGTCGAGATCCGGCCGCGCGAGACGACGGCGCCGGACGGCACGCCCGCGCACCTGGACGACGGCGTGCTCCTCGTGCGCCGCGCCGCAGCGGCGAGCGACGCCGAGCTCCCGCCACTGTGGCCGGATCCGACAGCTCGGTGA
- a CDS encoding MFS transporter, whose product MANTDQLRVKKQQRNTVLASVFGSIIEWYDFFLYATMAALVFNSEFFPEFDPLIGTLVAFGTFAAGFVTRPIGGLIFGHFGDRIGRKKILVITMLIMGISTFLMGVLPTYAQIGVAAPILLLILRMLQGIGLGGEWGGAAILTFEHAPRGKRGLFSSWPQTGVPLGLLLSTVAVNLASLGGDEVLVEWAWRVPFIASIVLVIVGLIVRLKVEEPQAFKDMVETGEVVKVPVFEVIRKYPKQLLVGFGARFSESITFNVYNAFLLTYTTTVLGLSSSYALNGLLVASVIGFFIIPIAGKLSDKFGRRPVFAAGAAVALVTAFPIFGLIDSGVAVFIWLATVLGWSMGACTMFGAEAAFFAELFPARVRYTGMSLVYQLGVLPSGAVAPIIAVWLVSISGSSWPVAIYVMVAAVIALVALYFAKETAHQEVDTDLRARAEAQSAPAPAAQ is encoded by the coding sequence ATGGCGAACACCGATCAGCTGCGAGTGAAGAAGCAGCAGCGCAATACCGTTCTGGCGAGCGTCTTCGGCTCGATCATCGAGTGGTACGACTTCTTCCTCTACGCGACGATGGCGGCCCTCGTCTTCAACAGCGAGTTCTTCCCCGAGTTCGATCCGCTCATCGGCACGCTCGTCGCGTTCGGCACGTTCGCCGCCGGTTTCGTCACGCGCCCCATCGGCGGGCTGATCTTCGGCCACTTCGGCGACCGCATCGGCCGCAAGAAGATCCTCGTCATCACGATGCTGATCATGGGCATCTCCACATTCCTGATGGGCGTGCTGCCCACGTACGCCCAGATCGGCGTCGCCGCGCCGATCCTGTTGCTCATCCTGCGGATGCTGCAGGGCATCGGCCTCGGCGGCGAGTGGGGTGGCGCGGCCATCCTCACGTTCGAGCACGCACCGCGCGGCAAGCGCGGCCTGTTCTCGTCGTGGCCGCAGACCGGCGTGCCGCTGGGCCTGCTGCTGTCCACCGTCGCGGTGAACCTCGCGAGCCTCGGCGGTGACGAGGTGCTCGTCGAGTGGGCGTGGCGCGTCCCGTTCATCGCGAGCATCGTCCTCGTGATCGTCGGCCTCATCGTCCGCCTGAAGGTGGAGGAGCCGCAGGCCTTCAAGGACATGGTCGAGACCGGCGAGGTGGTCAAGGTTCCGGTGTTCGAGGTCATCCGCAAGTACCCCAAGCAGCTGCTCGTCGGCTTCGGCGCGCGCTTCAGCGAGAGCATCACGTTCAACGTGTACAACGCGTTCCTGCTCACCTACACCACGACCGTGCTCGGACTGTCGAGCTCCTACGCCCTGAACGGCCTGCTCGTGGCGAGCGTCATCGGGTTCTTCATCATCCCGATCGCCGGCAAGCTCTCCGACAAGTTCGGCCGTCGGCCGGTCTTCGCGGCGGGAGCAGCCGTCGCCCTCGTCACCGCCTTCCCGATCTTCGGGCTCATCGACTCCGGTGTCGCCGTGTTCATCTGGCTGGCGACGGTGCTGGGCTGGTCGATGGGCGCGTGCACCATGTTCGGCGCGGAGGCGGCCTTCTTCGCCGAGCTGTTCCCGGCCCGCGTGCGCTACACCGGCATGTCGCTCGTGTACCAGCTGGGCGTCCTTCCCTCCGGTGCCGTGGCGCCGATCATCGCGGTGTGGCTCGTGTCGATCTCAGGGTCGTCGTGGCCGGTCGCCATCTACGTCATGGTCGCCGCCGTCATCGCGCTCGTGGCGCTGTACTTCGCCAAGGAGACGGCGCACCAGGAGGTCGACACCGACCTCCGGGCGCGCGCTGAAGCGCAGTCCGCTCCCGCCCCGGCAGCCCAGTGA
- a CDS encoding arylsulfatase: MTSSTPNIVLILVDDMGFSDIGCYGGEVETPNLDALAANGAMLTQFYNTARCSPSRASLMTGLHPHQTGIGILNYDDAPDGYPGNLNDRCVTIAEALQPAGYRSYVSGKWHMAGDIHNPTDAWPTRRGFEKFFGTLEGAGSFFRTRTLTRDETNVEDETLDPDFYYTDAISDNAVRFIEDHRADHADDPFFLYVAYTAPHWPLHALEEDVKKYLGRFDAGWDALREERLERLIASGIISENWPLTDRDPRVPAWEDVEHKEWEAIRMAVYAAQLDRMDQGVGRIVGELKEQGIFEDSIVIFLSDNGGCAEEMPIETAREFVTTYVTFDGETRDGREVRPGNDPSIVPGSEDTYATYGRSWANLSNTPFREYKHWIHEGGIATPFIVSWPAGLGTTPTLRTQPHQLTDVMSTLLDVAGVDYPTEYPGRSPLPAEGVSMMPTLREGATDEDRMLFWEHEGNCGVRRGALKLVKKYGLDWELYDMVEDRTELHDIAAQHPEIVAEFSAAYDEWAARCGVIPRESVLELYARRGSGLPSE; this comes from the coding sequence ATGACCAGCTCCACTCCCAACATCGTCCTGATCCTCGTGGACGACATGGGCTTCTCCGACATCGGATGCTACGGCGGTGAGGTGGAGACGCCGAACCTCGACGCGCTCGCCGCCAACGGGGCGATGCTCACGCAGTTCTACAACACCGCCCGCTGCAGCCCGTCGCGTGCGTCGCTCATGACGGGGCTGCATCCGCACCAGACCGGCATCGGCATCCTGAACTACGACGATGCCCCCGACGGATACCCGGGGAATCTCAACGACCGGTGCGTCACCATCGCGGAAGCGCTCCAGCCGGCCGGGTACCGCAGCTACGTCTCGGGCAAGTGGCACATGGCCGGCGACATCCACAACCCCACGGATGCGTGGCCCACCCGTCGCGGGTTCGAGAAGTTCTTCGGCACGCTGGAGGGTGCGGGCAGCTTCTTCCGCACGCGCACCCTCACGCGTGACGAGACGAACGTGGAGGACGAGACGCTCGACCCGGACTTCTACTACACCGACGCGATCAGCGACAACGCGGTGCGCTTCATCGAGGATCACCGCGCGGACCACGCCGACGATCCGTTCTTCCTCTACGTCGCGTACACGGCGCCGCACTGGCCCCTGCACGCGCTGGAGGAGGACGTGAAGAAGTACCTCGGCCGCTTCGACGCCGGCTGGGATGCGCTGCGTGAAGAGCGCCTCGAGCGCCTCATCGCGTCGGGGATCATCTCGGAGAACTGGCCGCTGACCGACCGCGACCCGCGCGTGCCCGCGTGGGAGGACGTCGAGCACAAGGAGTGGGAGGCCATCCGCATGGCCGTCTACGCCGCGCAGCTGGACCGGATGGACCAGGGCGTCGGGCGCATCGTCGGTGAGCTGAAAGAGCAGGGCATCTTCGAGGACTCCATCGTCATCTTCCTCTCCGACAACGGCGGCTGCGCCGAGGAGATGCCGATCGAGACCGCCCGTGAGTTCGTCACCACCTACGTGACGTTCGACGGCGAGACGCGGGATGGCCGCGAGGTGCGCCCGGGCAACGACCCGAGCATCGTGCCCGGATCCGAAGACACGTACGCGACGTACGGACGCTCGTGGGCGAACCTGTCGAACACGCCGTTCCGCGAGTACAAGCACTGGATCCACGAGGGCGGGATCGCGACACCGTTCATCGTGAGCTGGCCGGCCGGGCTCGGCACGACCCCGACGCTGCGCACGCAGCCGCACCAGCTGACCGACGTGATGTCGACCCTGCTGGATGTCGCGGGCGTGGACTACCCGACCGAATACCCGGGCCGCAGCCCGCTGCCGGCGGAGGGCGTCAGCATGATGCCCACCCTCCGGGAGGGTGCCACGGACGAGGACCGGATGCTGTTCTGGGAGCACGAGGGCAACTGCGGCGTTCGCCGGGGCGCTCTCAAGCTGGTCAAGAAGTACGGGCTCGACTGGGAGCTGTACGACATGGTCGAAGACCGCACCGAACTGCACGACATCGCCGCGCAGCATCCGGAGATCGTGGCGGAGTTCAGCGCCGCGTACGACGAGTGGGCGGCGCGCTGCGGAGTCATCCCGCGCGAGAGCGTGCTGGAGCTGTATGCCCGTCGCGGAAGCGGCCTCCCCTCGGAGTGA